From a single Bradyrhizobium sediminis genomic region:
- the tsaE gene encoding tRNA (adenosine(37)-N6)-threonylcarbamoyltransferase complex ATPase subunit type 1 TsaE, producing the protein MSTPTTFALALSNETATAHLMADLALLIGPGDVITLSGDLGAGKTAAARAMIRYLAGDDTIEVPSPTFTLAQSYDLPPFPLIHADLYRVNDPMELEEIGLSPLPDATVALIEWPERAPGALPPDRIDIALSHRPALGSAARAAEITGYGKAAAQVARLKALRQFLDRAGYIDARRQRMAGDASTRSYARLIRDDGVVILMNSPRRPDGPAIYAGKSYSAAVHLAEDVRPFVAIDGGLRERGFSAPAIHHADLDSGFLITEDFGSEGVIEGDPPRPIAERYEAATDLLAALHREPLPEKLPLAQEFTYAIPLFDTDALLVEIGLMFEWYLPDRGAEPSDNLRAEFVTLWRDLLAKPAAAPRTWVMRDFHSPNLIWLAGREGIARVGIIDFQDAVLGPAAYDLVSLLQDARIDVPEQLELSLFAHYIKARRAADESFDAAQFAELYAIMSAQRNTRLLGTFARLNRRDGKPQYLRHQPRIWTYLNRSLAHPALARLKDWYSANVPPPVP; encoded by the coding sequence ATGAGCACTCCCACGACATTCGCGCTGGCGTTATCGAACGAGACGGCGACGGCGCATCTGATGGCCGACCTCGCCTTGCTGATCGGCCCGGGCGACGTCATCACGCTTTCGGGCGACCTCGGCGCCGGCAAGACCGCCGCGGCGCGCGCCATGATCCGTTATCTCGCCGGCGACGACACCATCGAGGTTCCAAGCCCGACCTTCACGCTGGCGCAGAGTTACGACCTGCCGCCGTTCCCCTTGATCCATGCCGATCTCTACCGCGTCAACGATCCCATGGAACTGGAGGAGATCGGGCTGTCGCCTTTGCCTGACGCCACGGTGGCGCTGATCGAATGGCCGGAACGTGCGCCGGGCGCGCTTCCACCGGACCGCATCGACATCGCGCTCAGCCATCGCCCGGCGCTGGGATCGGCCGCCCGCGCCGCTGAAATCACCGGTTACGGCAAGGCGGCCGCGCAGGTCGCAAGGCTGAAGGCGTTGCGGCAGTTTCTCGACCGCGCCGGCTATATCGATGCCAGGCGCCAGCGCATGGCCGGCGACGCCTCGACGCGTTCCTATGCGCGGCTGATCCGCGACGACGGCGTCGTGATCCTGATGAATTCGCCGCGGCGCCCGGATGGGCCCGCGATCTATGCCGGCAAATCCTACAGCGCGGCCGTGCATCTGGCCGAGGACGTCAGGCCGTTCGTCGCCATCGATGGCGGCCTGCGCGAGCGCGGCTTCTCGGCGCCGGCGATTCATCACGCCGACCTCGATTCCGGCTTCCTGATCACCGAGGATTTCGGCAGCGAAGGCGTCATCGAGGGCGATCCGCCGCGGCCGATCGCCGAGCGTTATGAGGCGGCGACCGACCTGCTGGCGGCGCTGCATCGCGAGCCGTTGCCGGAGAAATTGCCGCTGGCGCAGGAATTCACCTACGCCATTCCGCTATTCGACACCGATGCGTTGCTGGTCGAAATCGGACTGATGTTCGAATGGTACCTGCCGGATCGCGGCGCCGAGCCGAGCGACAATCTGCGCGCCGAATTCGTCACCCTGTGGCGCGATCTGCTCGCAAAGCCGGCGGCGGCGCCCCGGACCTGGGTGATGCGCGACTTTCATTCGCCCAATCTGATCTGGCTCGCCGGGCGAGAGGGTATCGCGCGGGTCGGCATCATCGATTTCCAGGACGCCGTGCTGGGACCGGCCGCCTACGATCTGGTATCGCTGTTGCAGGACGCGCGGATCGACGTCCCCGAACAGCTCGAACTCTCGCTGTTCGCGCACTACATCAAGGCGCGGCGCGCGGCGGACGAGAGTTTCGATGCGGCCCAGTTCGCCGAGCTCTACGCCATCATGTCGGCACAGCGTAACACGCGGCTGCTCGGCACCTTTGCGCGGCTCAACCGCCGCGACGGCAAGCCGCAATATCTGCGTCACCAGCCCCGGATCTGGACCTATCTCAACCGCTCGCTGGCGCACCCCGCGCTGGCGCGGCTGAAGGACTGGTATTCCGCCAACGTTCCGCCGCCGGTGCCTTAG
- a CDS encoding ArsR/SmtB family transcription factor codes for MPNAHNVLFRTLADPTRRALFERLCREGEQTVGALTAQSGVSQPAVSKHLGVLKQAGLVRDRHEGRQTHYSAQLGALAPLLDWTSQMAGFWQSRFDDLEDLLKRMDQ; via the coding sequence ATGCCGAACGCTCACAATGTGCTCTTCAGAACGCTCGCCGATCCGACCCGGCGGGCTCTGTTCGAGCGATTATGCCGCGAAGGAGAGCAGACGGTCGGGGCCCTGACGGCTCAGTCCGGGGTCTCGCAGCCGGCCGTCTCAAAGCACCTCGGGGTCCTGAAGCAGGCCGGGCTGGTGCGCGACCGCCACGAAGGCCGCCAGACGCACTACAGCGCGCAGCTCGGCGCCTTGGCCCCGCTGCTCGACTGGACGAGCCAGATGGCCGGCTTCTGGCAAAGCCGGTTCGATGACCTCGAAGACCTGCTCAAAAGGATGGACCAATGA
- a CDS encoding SRPBCC family protein, which translates to MSNTATETLSVTVEREMPYPPEKIWRALTQPHLIEEWLMKNDFKPVVGHRFNLRGDWGGGLDCEVLAIEPNRTLSYTWNFAHDDAAYNLTSVVIFTLTPTRTGTHLRMQQSGFRPDQKQAFGGAKAGWQQFFAKLEQVLARPG; encoded by the coding sequence ATGAGCAACACTGCGACCGAAACGCTCTCCGTCACTGTCGAACGGGAGATGCCTTATCCGCCGGAAAAGATCTGGCGCGCGCTCACGCAACCACACCTGATCGAGGAGTGGCTGATGAAGAACGATTTCAAGCCGGTGGTGGGGCACCGCTTCAATCTTCGCGGCGACTGGGGCGGCGGGCTGGACTGCGAGGTCCTCGCCATCGAGCCGAACAGAACGCTGTCCTACACCTGGAATTTTGCGCACGACGATGCGGCCTACAATCTGACGAGTGTGGTGATCTTTACGCTCACGCCGACGCGTACGGGGACGCATCTGCGCATGCAGCAGTCGGGCTTCCGGCCGGATCAGAAGCAGGCCTTCGGCGGTGCCAAGGCGGGGTGGCAGCAGTTCTTCGCGAAGCTGGAGCAGGTCCTGGCGCGCCCGGGCTGA
- a CDS encoding DUF1801 domain-containing protein — translation MKKATATKAKTASKEAKEDSSPSQQIDARIKELGDWRGETLARVRKLIKQADPDVVEAWKWRGVPVWEHAGIICTGETYKAVVKLTFARGAALDDPSRLFNSSLEGNARRAIDFHEGDTIDEKALQALIRAAVALNTSVRATARPVRSQKKPKSA, via the coding sequence ATGAAGAAGGCGACGGCAACGAAAGCGAAGACCGCCTCGAAGGAAGCAAAAGAAGATAGCTCTCCCTCCCAGCAGATCGATGCGCGGATCAAGGAGTTGGGTGACTGGCGGGGCGAGACGCTCGCCCGGGTCCGAAAGCTGATCAAGCAGGCCGACCCCGACGTGGTCGAGGCGTGGAAGTGGAGAGGGGTTCCGGTGTGGGAGCACGCCGGAATCATCTGCACCGGCGAAACCTACAAGGCGGTCGTGAAACTGACTTTCGCCAGGGGCGCCGCGTTGGACGACCCGTCACGCCTCTTCAACTCCAGCCTCGAAGGCAACGCCAGGCGTGCCATCGATTTCCATGAGGGCGACACGATCGATGAAAAGGCGCTGCAGGCGCTCATTCGCGCCGCCGTGGCACTGAACACGTCGGTGCGGGCGACCGCTCGCCCCGTCCGCTCGCAGAAGAAACCAAAGAGCGCTTGA
- a CDS encoding PilZ domain-containing protein produces MATERRKGERVTFERGIPAHMMGIDGTWRRDCTMEDISETGAKLSVEGSVEGLHLKEFFLLLSSTGLAYRRCELAWVNGDQIGVNFLKQGDKKKKLARRATAEA; encoded by the coding sequence ATGGCGACAGAGCGGCGCAAGGGCGAGCGCGTCACATTCGAGCGCGGCATCCCCGCGCATATGATGGGCATCGACGGCACCTGGCGGCGCGATTGCACCATGGAAGACATTTCGGAGACCGGCGCCAAGCTCAGCGTCGAGGGTTCCGTCGAGGGATTGCATCTCAAGGAATTCTTCCTGCTGCTGTCGTCCACTGGCCTCGCCTACCGCCGCTGCGAGCTGGCCTGGGTCAACGGCGATCAAATCGGCGTCAATTTCCTGAAGCAGGGCGACAAGAAAAAGAAACTGGCCCGGCGCGCGACGGCCGAAGCCTGA
- a CDS encoding nucleotidyltransferase family protein, with the protein MSVTPSKAMVLAAGLGLRMRPLTDTMPKPLVRVAGRALLDHVLDKLGEAGVSEAVVNVHYLPDQIIDHTAGRKQPRVIISDERDQVLGTGGGVVKALSLLGDAPFFHVNADTLWIDGVRPNLARLAEAFDPSRMDILLLMAPTTSSIGYGGRGDYAMLPDGALRKRREHQVVPFVYAGAAIMSPALFAGAPAGEFPLTRMFDRANEQQRLFGLRLDGVWMHVGTPDAVEAAEEAFLESVA; encoded by the coding sequence ATGTCCGTCACACCCTCAAAGGCCATGGTTCTCGCCGCCGGTCTCGGCCTGCGCATGCGCCCCTTGACGGACACGATGCCGAAGCCGCTGGTCCGCGTCGCCGGCCGCGCCTTGCTCGATCATGTGCTCGACAAGCTCGGCGAGGCCGGCGTCAGCGAGGCCGTCGTCAATGTGCATTATCTGCCCGACCAGATCATCGATCACACCGCCGGGCGGAAGCAGCCCCGCGTGATCATTTCGGACGAGCGCGACCAGGTGCTCGGCACCGGCGGCGGCGTCGTCAAGGCGCTGTCGCTGCTCGGCGACGCCCCGTTCTTCCATGTCAACGCCGACACCCTGTGGATCGACGGCGTGCGGCCGAACCTGGCGCGGCTGGCGGAAGCCTTCGACCCTTCTCGCATGGATATCCTGCTGCTGATGGCGCCGACCACGAGCAGCATCGGCTATGGCGGCCGCGGCGACTACGCCATGCTGCCGGACGGCGCGCTGCGCAAGCGCCGGGAGCATCAGGTCGTCCCCTTCGTCTATGCGGGTGCCGCGATCATGTCGCCGGCGCTGTTCGCCGGCGCCCCGGCGGGCGAATTCCCGCTGACGAGAATGTTCGACCGCGCCAACGAGCAGCAGCGGCTGTTCGGCCTGCGGCTGGACGGCGTCTGGATGCATGTCGGAACCCCCGACGCGGTCGAGGCGGCGGAAGAGGCGTTTCTCGAAAGCGTGGCCTGA
- the addB gene encoding double-strand break repair protein AddB: MRVFSVPVSAPLLRSVIAALVDGRLVDGFEARSDPARLAQATLYLPTLRAGRMAREIFLDELKTDAVVLPRIVALGDIDEDELAFAEDGEPGGIAPLDIPPKLGELERRLALARLVAAWAKRPVLSPLVVGGPASTLTLAGDLARLIDDMMTRGVHWSALDRLVPDQFDKYWQHTLDFLKIAREFWPAFLAETNRIEPAARRDLLIDAEAVRLTKQSDGPVIAAGSTGSMPSTAKLLQAVAKLPHGAVVLPGLDTDLDDDSWRLIGGVRDAKGAFTTPPASNHPQYAMHALLSRFGIKRSDVEILGKPAQGGREVLASEAMRPANATAEWHDRLKRLDIAAQIAAGMDNLAVVEAPNQEMEALAIAVAMREARHLNKSVALVTPDRALARRVTAALGRWNLEFNDSGGDALMETSAGIFARLAAEAATKGLEPPTLLALLKHPMFRLGGRHGALKRGIEVLELSLLRGTRPQAASSGLAADFARFRDELRKLRSGETSSLHHAEPRARLEDHELDQAQSLIAALRKALAPLEAFPGSRPHDFAELAQRHRETLVNLSADEHGVATAFEEPDGLVLSSAFDDLLGRQEKIGLMVEAGDYAEVFQAAFADRLVRRRELPGAQLHIFGQLEARLTETDRVILGGLVETVWPPAPRVDPWLSRPMRHELGLDLPERRIGLSAHDFAQLLGHEDVILTHSAKVGGAPAVASRFLHRLEAVAGEERWKAAKAAGDKYVQYAGAIDQPAEVKPVEQPMPRPPRETRPTKLSVTAIEDWLRDPYTIYARHILKLDPLDPVDMPLSAADRGSAIHESLGEFTKEYANALPGDTVGVLRRIGEKHFAPLMEKPEARALWWPRFQRIARWFAEWEAARRGDIAAIAAEIRGEIKIPLDDARIFTLSARADRIERHRGGGYAILDYKTGQPPTGKQVRMGLSPQLTLEAAILREGGFADIDAGASVGELAYVRLSGNNPPGEHKTVELKIKQNDTPQLPDDAADYARAQLEALIRRFENPDEPYRSLVLSMWTARYGDYDNLARVKEWSAAGGVALEEW; encoded by the coding sequence ATGCGCGTTTTCAGCGTTCCCGTCTCGGCGCCGTTGCTGCGCTCCGTCATTGCCGCGCTGGTCGATGGCCGGCTGGTCGACGGCTTCGAGGCGCGCAGCGATCCGGCGCGGCTGGCGCAGGCGACGCTCTATCTGCCGACCCTGCGCGCCGGACGCATGGCGCGGGAGATCTTTCTCGATGAACTGAAGACCGACGCGGTGGTGCTGCCGCGCATCGTGGCGCTCGGCGACATCGACGAGGACGAACTGGCGTTCGCGGAGGACGGCGAGCCCGGCGGCATCGCCCCACTCGACATTCCGCCGAAACTTGGTGAGCTGGAACGCCGGCTGGCGCTGGCGCGCCTGGTCGCCGCCTGGGCCAAGCGTCCGGTTCTGTCACCGCTGGTCGTCGGCGGCCCTGCCTCCACGCTTACACTGGCCGGCGACCTTGCGCGGCTGATCGACGACATGATGACGCGCGGCGTCCATTGGAGCGCGCTTGACCGTCTGGTGCCCGATCAGTTCGACAAATACTGGCAGCACACGCTGGATTTCCTGAAGATCGCGCGCGAGTTCTGGCCGGCTTTTCTTGCCGAAACCAACAGGATCGAGCCCGCCGCGCGCCGCGACCTTCTGATCGATGCCGAGGCTGTGCGCCTGACAAAACAATCCGACGGCCCCGTGATCGCCGCGGGCTCCACCGGATCGATGCCATCAACGGCAAAATTGCTGCAGGCGGTGGCCAAGCTGCCGCACGGCGCGGTGGTGCTGCCGGGTCTCGACACCGACCTCGATGACGATTCCTGGCGATTGATCGGCGGCGTCAGGGATGCCAAAGGCGCCTTCACGACGCCGCCTGCCTCCAACCATCCGCAATATGCGATGCACGCGCTGCTGTCGCGCTTCGGCATCAAACGCAGCGATGTAGAAATTCTCGGAAAGCCTGCACAAGGCGGCCGCGAGGTGCTGGCATCCGAAGCGATGCGGCCGGCGAACGCCACCGCGGAATGGCACGATCGGTTGAAACGGCTGGATATCGCCGCGCAGATCGCAGCCGGCATGGACAATCTCGCCGTGGTCGAGGCGCCCAATCAGGAGATGGAGGCGCTCGCCATTGCGGTTGCGATGCGCGAAGCGCGGCATCTGAACAAGTCAGTGGCGCTGGTGACGCCGGACCGCGCGCTGGCGCGGCGGGTGACGGCGGCGCTCGGCCGCTGGAATCTCGAATTCAACGACTCCGGCGGCGACGCGTTGATGGAAACATCGGCCGGCATCTTTGCGCGGCTGGCGGCCGAAGCGGCGACAAAGGGATTGGAGCCGCCAACATTACTGGCGCTACTCAAGCATCCGATGTTCCGGCTCGGCGGCAGGCATGGCGCGTTGAAGCGCGGCATCGAAGTGCTCGAGCTTTCGCTGCTGCGCGGCACGCGGCCGCAGGCCGCCAGTAGCGGATTGGCCGCCGATTTCGCGCGTTTTCGCGATGAATTGCGCAAGCTGCGCAGCGGCGAAACCTCATCGCTGCACCATGCTGAGCCACGCGCACGGCTGGAAGACCACGAACTCGACCAGGCGCAATCGCTGATCGCGGCGCTCCGCAAGGCGCTGGCGCCGCTGGAAGCCTTTCCCGGCTCCAGACCGCATGATTTCGCCGAACTCGCGCAGCGCCACCGCGAGACGCTGGTGAATCTCTCCGCCGACGAGCATGGTGTGGCCACGGCATTTGAGGAGCCGGACGGGCTCGTGCTCTCGTCCGCCTTCGACGATTTGCTCGGCCGGCAGGAGAAGATCGGCCTGATGGTAGAGGCCGGCGACTATGCCGAGGTGTTCCAGGCTGCCTTTGCCGACCGTCTGGTGCGGCGACGGGAGCTGCCGGGCGCGCAACTCCACATCTTCGGCCAACTTGAAGCGCGGCTGACGGAAACTGACCGCGTCATCCTGGGCGGACTCGTGGAAACCGTGTGGCCGCCGGCGCCGCGCGTGGATCCCTGGCTGAGCCGGCCGATGCGTCATGAACTTGGCCTCGACCTGCCGGAGCGGCGCATTGGCCTTTCCGCGCACGACTTCGCCCAGCTGCTCGGCCATGAGGACGTGATCCTCACCCATTCGGCCAAGGTCGGCGGTGCTCCGGCAGTCGCCTCGCGCTTCCTGCACCGGCTGGAAGCGGTTGCGGGCGAGGAGCGCTGGAAGGCGGCGAAGGCGGCTGGCGACAAATATGTTCAGTACGCCGGCGCGATCGATCAGCCCGCTGAGGTCAAGCCGGTGGAGCAGCCGATGCCCAGACCGCCGCGCGAGACGCGCCCGACAAAGCTCTCCGTCACCGCGATCGAGGACTGGCTGCGCGATCCCTACACGATCTATGCCCGCCATATTCTCAAGCTCGACCCGCTGGATCCCGTCGACATGCCGCTGTCGGCGGCCGATCGCGGCTCTGCGATTCATGAATCGCTTGGCGAATTCACCAAGGAATACGCAAATGCCCTGCCCGGCGATACCGTCGGCGTGTTGCGCCGAATCGGCGAAAAGCATTTCGCGCCACTGATGGAGAAGCCGGAGGCCCGCGCGCTCTGGTGGCCGCGCTTCCAGCGGATCGCGCGCTGGTTCGCCGAATGGGAGGCCGCGCGCCGCGGCGACATCGCCGCCATCGCCGCCGAGATCAGGGGCGAAATCAAGATCCCCCTCGACGATGCCAGGATATTTACGCTCTCCGCGCGCGCCGACCGGATCGAACGCCACCGCGGCGGCGGCTACGCCATCCTCGACTACAAGACCGGGCAGCCGCCGACCGGAAAGCAGGTGCGGATGGGATTGTCGCCGCAGCTCACGCTGGAGGCAGCGATCCTCCGCGAGGGCGGATTCGCCGATATCGATGCGGGCGCCTCCGTCGGAGAACTCGCCTATGTCAGACTGAGCGGCAACAATCCGCCGGGCGAGCACAAGACGGTGGAATTGAAGATCAAGCAAAACGACACACCGCAGTTGCCGGATGATGCGGCCGACTATGCGAGGGCGCAGCTCGAAGCGCTGATCCGCCGGTTCGAGAACCCGGACGAGCCGTATCGATCGCTGGTCCTGTCGATGTGGACTGCCCGCTACGGCGACTATGATAACCTCGCCCGCGTCAAGGAATGGTCCGCCGCCGGCGGCGTTGCACTGGAGGAGTGGTGA
- the addA gene encoding double-strand break repair helicase AddA: MKAPRTIPPPVRDAQARASDPAASAFVSANAGSGKTHVLVQRVIRLLLAGVPPEKILCLTFTKAAAANMAERVFATLGHWVTLDDDALDAAIRDAGIAHSTARLRKSARELFASALETPGGLKVQTIHALCTRLLQQFPFEANVPARFTVLDDRDQTEMMERASLAVMLDASRAPDSAIGRALLAAMANAADVTFKDVVREACLSRDHFMAWTDAAGGAEAAAAQVSALLGITANDSIEDIEREIVDGPNLPRSHWEEIARVLDTGARTERDNADRLRAALPAAGAAQVDEYLGVFLTDTERTPRKSVATKNFVRDNPAIGSRFEAEASRLGPLIEKRRAVTTRDRTEALLHIAIAVAANYRREKLERGLLDYDDLIDKTLALLASGASAWVHYKLDRGVDHVLIDEAQDTSPRQWDIIAHIISEFTTGAGARDGVTRTMFAVGDEKQSIFSFQGAAPREFDARRWELKKKFEDAELRFESIPFTYSFRSGQAILKSVDHVFRDEAIYRSIHAEKNYPLHEALPDAGPSQIDLWELSVADDKQDIEGWRAPFDGVPVTSAEVKLSKRIQTEIRRLVTGGTMTGRIGNRRRLSYGDVLVLVRRRGNLFDAVIQALKHAGVPVAGADRLKLTEHIAIIDLMNFADALLLPQDDLALAVALKSPLFNLTEDELFTLAWNRGGSLRDALTAHAAESGKFRDALDRLAECERRFRAETPFAFYAWLLGGDDGRARILRRLGREANDALDEFLELALSYEKKAPASLQGFMAWLRAADTEVKRDMEISRDEVRVMTVHGAKGLEAPVVIMADTTTSPSDTQRLRLIHLPRGNGGEVVVWAGRKADDPLCVANARNGMQEETEHEYRRLLYVAMTRAADRLIIAGCMPGNRNSVRENSWYDLVKRGLANSDLAFQEIPAGDGVVKSYRRAEDATSETDIALDVAAVAHPSLPEWLHTSAASGQIIDRRLRPSDPAADESHPVRSGESMQLRARALLRGTLVHRLLQSLPDVAAERRRDAARRYLARNVGDWSDGDREALAEAMLALIGDPRFAPVFAPGSRAEVSIAGRLERPGQPPALVSGQIDRLVVTAAEVLIVDYKTNHVPPTVEAEAPSAYVRQLALYRAVLRKLYPQRPVRAALLWTETPEFMEISAPALDAQLASIILA, from the coding sequence GTGAAGGCTCCACGCACCATTCCCCCGCCCGTCCGTGACGCGCAGGCCCGCGCATCCGATCCTGCGGCATCCGCGTTTGTGTCGGCCAACGCCGGCTCGGGCAAGACGCATGTGCTGGTGCAGCGCGTGATCCGTCTGCTGCTCGCCGGCGTGCCGCCGGAAAAGATCCTGTGCCTCACCTTCACCAAGGCGGCAGCCGCCAACATGGCCGAGCGCGTGTTCGCGACGCTCGGCCACTGGGTAACGCTCGACGACGACGCGCTCGATGCCGCGATCCGCGACGCCGGCATCGCGCACTCGACTGCGCGGCTGCGCAAATCGGCGCGCGAGCTCTTTGCCTCCGCGCTGGAGACGCCGGGCGGGCTGAAGGTTCAGACCATTCACGCGCTGTGCACCCGCCTGTTGCAGCAATTCCCCTTCGAAGCCAACGTACCGGCCCGCTTCACCGTGCTCGACGACCGCGACCAGACCGAGATGATGGAGCGCGCCAGCCTCGCCGTGATGCTCGATGCCTCGCGGGCACCCGACAGCGCGATCGGGCGCGCGCTGCTGGCCGCAATGGCGAACGCAGCCGACGTCACTTTCAAGGATGTCGTGCGCGAGGCATGTCTCAGCCGCGATCATTTCATGGCCTGGACCGACGCGGCGGGCGGCGCTGAGGCCGCAGCCGCGCAGGTTTCTGCTTTGCTGGGGATCACGGCCAATGACAGCATTGAAGATATCGAGCGCGAGATCGTCGATGGACCCAACCTGCCACGTTCGCATTGGGAAGAGATCGCGCGCGTGCTTGATACCGGAGCCAGGACCGAGCGCGACAACGCGGACCGGCTACGTGCGGCGCTGCCGGCCGCCGGCGCGGCCCAGGTCGACGAATATCTCGGCGTGTTCTTGACCGACACCGAACGCACCCCCCGCAAGTCGGTGGCGACGAAGAATTTCGTCCGTGACAATCCGGCGATCGGAAGCCGCTTCGAGGCTGAGGCGAGCCGCCTCGGTCCGCTGATCGAGAAGCGCCGCGCCGTCACGACGCGCGACCGCACCGAGGCCCTGCTGCATATCGCGATCGCGGTTGCCGCGAACTACCGCCGCGAAAAACTGGAACGTGGCCTGCTCGACTATGACGACCTGATCGACAAGACGCTGGCCCTGCTCGCCAGCGGCGCTTCCGCATGGGTACACTACAAGCTCGACCGCGGCGTCGATCATGTGCTGATCGACGAGGCGCAGGATACGAGTCCCCGGCAATGGGACATCATCGCGCATATTATCTCGGAATTCACCACCGGCGCGGGCGCGCGCGACGGCGTGACGCGCACCATGTTCGCGGTCGGCGATGAGAAGCAGTCGATCTTCTCCTTTCAGGGCGCTGCGCCGCGGGAGTTCGATGCTCGCCGGTGGGAATTGAAGAAGAAGTTCGAAGACGCGGAGTTGAGGTTCGAGTCCATCCCGTTCACCTATTCATTCCGGTCGGGACAGGCGATCCTTAAATCCGTCGACCATGTGTTTCGCGACGAGGCGATCTACCGCAGCATCCACGCTGAAAAGAACTATCCGCTGCATGAAGCGCTGCCTGATGCCGGCCCAAGTCAGATCGACCTCTGGGAGCTTTCGGTCGCCGACGACAAGCAGGACATCGAGGGCTGGCGCGCGCCGTTCGATGGCGTGCCGGTGACGAGCGCCGAGGTCAAACTGTCGAAACGCATCCAAACCGAGATCAGGCGGCTCGTCACCGGCGGCACCATGACCGGACGTATCGGCAACCGCCGCCGTCTTAGCTATGGCGACGTGCTGGTGCTGGTGCGCCGGCGCGGCAACCTGTTCGACGCCGTCATTCAGGCGCTGAAGCACGCCGGCGTTCCCGTGGCTGGCGCCGACCGGCTGAAATTGACCGAACACATTGCGATCATCGATCTGATGAATTTCGCCGACGCCCTGCTGCTGCCGCAGGACGATCTGGCGCTTGCCGTCGCGTTGAAGAGCCCGTTGTTCAACCTCACCGAGGACGAACTGTTCACGCTGGCCTGGAATCGCGGGGGATCGCTGCGCGATGCGCTGACCGCTCACGCCGCAGAGAGCGGCAAGTTCCGCGATGCGCTCGACCGGCTCGCCGAGTGCGAGCGGCGCTTTCGCGCCGAGACGCCGTTTGCCTTCTATGCCTGGCTGCTCGGCGGGGACGATGGCCGCGCACGCATTCTGCGCCGGCTTGGACGCGAAGCCAACGATGCGCTCGACGAATTCCTCGAACTGGCGCTGTCCTACGAGAAGAAGGCGCCGGCCTCGCTGCAGGGTTTCATGGCCTGGCTGCGCGCCGCCGACACCGAGGTAAAGCGCGACATGGAAATCTCGCGCGACGAGGTGCGCGTGATGACCGTGCACGGCGCGAAGGGCCTGGAAGCTCCCGTGGTGATCATGGCCGACACCACGACGTCGCCATCGGACACCCAGCGCCTTCGTCTCATTCATTTGCCGCGGGGAAATGGAGGCGAGGTCGTGGTCTGGGCCGGACGCAAGGCGGACGATCCGCTTTGCGTGGCCAACGCGCGAAACGGGATGCAGGAGGAGACCGAGCACGAGTATCGCCGCCTGCTCTATGTTGCGATGACGCGCGCGGCCGATCGGCTGATCATCGCCGGCTGTATGCCCGGCAACAGGAACAGCGTCCGCGAGAATTCCTGGTACGATTTGGTCAAGCGAGGCCTTGCGAATTCAGACCTTGCTTTCCAGGAAATCCCGGCCGGCGACGGCGTGGTGAAAAGCTACCGGCGAGCGGAAGACGCAACATCGGAGACTGACATTGCGCTCGACGTTGCGGCTGTCGCGCATCCGTCGCTGCCGGAATGGCTGCACACCTCGGCTGCCTCGGGGCAAATCATCGACCGCCGGCTGCGGCCCTCCGATCCCGCCGCAGACGAGAGCCATCCGGTCCGGTCAGGCGAATCCATGCAGTTGCGCGCGCGGGCGCTGTTGCGCGGCACGCTGGTGCACCGGCTGCTGCAATCCCTGCCCGATGTCGCCGCCGAGCGACGCCGCGACGCGGCGCGGCGTTACCTCGCCCGCAACGTCGGCGACTGGAGCGACGGCGACCGCGAGGCGCTGGCGGAAGCCATGCTGGCGCTGATCGGGGATCCACGTTTTGCGCCGGTGTTCGCGCCCGGCAGCCGCGCCGAGGTTTCGATCGCGGGACGCCTGGAGCGGCCGGGACAGCCGCCGGCCCTGGTTTCGGGGCAGATCGACCGGCTGGTGGTGACAGCGGCCGAGGTCCTGATCGTCGACTACAAGACCAACCACGTCCCGCCAACCGTGGAAGCCGAAGCGCCGTCTGCTTACGTCCGCCAGCTCGCGCTCTACCGGGCGGTGTTACGCAAGCTTTATCCCCAGCGGCCGGTCCGCGCCGCGCTGCTCTGGACCGAAACCCCTGAATTCATGGAGATTTCTGCCCCCGCGCTGGACGCGCAGCTTGCATCCATCATCTTGGCGTGA
- the trxA gene encoding thioredoxin: MAVGKVSDADFEAEVLKATGPVVVDFWAEWCGPCRMIAPALDEISGAMGDKVKIVKLNVDESPKTASKYGVMSIPTLMIFKGGEMASRQVGAAPKAKLQQWITAAV; the protein is encoded by the coding sequence ATGGCCGTTGGCAAGGTTTCTGACGCCGATTTCGAAGCCGAAGTGCTCAAGGCGACCGGCCCGGTCGTGGTCGATTTCTGGGCCGAATGGTGCGGCCCCTGCCGCATGATCGCGCCCGCGCTTGACGAGATTTCCGGCGCGATGGGCGACAAGGTCAAGATCGTGAAGCTGAACGTCGACGAGAGCCCGAAGACGGCCTCGAAATACGGCGTGATGTCGATCCCCACCTTGATGATCTTCAAGGGCGGCGAGATGGCCTCGCGCCAGGTCGGCGCCGCGCCGAAGGCGAAGCTGCAGCAGTGGATCACCGCCGCGGTCTGA